The sequence AGCGCTGAGCCATCGGGCGCCAGCGTGGGGTAGAGCACCCGCGGCGCGTTGTCGTTGCGGTCGCCTACCAACACGCGCAGGCTCACGTTGGCGCTGAGCGCGGGCGAACCGTGGTCACTAGCCTGCAGAGTCAGCTCAAAGGAACGCAGCTGCTCGTGGTCGAAGGCTCGCTGCGCGAACACCACGCCGCTCTGTTCGCTCACAGACACGTAGGATAACAATGCCCGAGGCTCCAGGTCGCTGGCCGCGATGGAGTAGGAGACTTGGCCGTTGGGCCCCAGGTCTGGATCGGAGGCGCTAACTTGAGCGATGGAGGCTCCAGGAGGgttgttttctgctatgtagactACATAGGAGGCCTGGCGGAAAATTGGAGCATTATCATTGACGTCTCCAATTTTTAAGGTGACCAATATGCTGGAGGAAAGGGGCGGTTTGCCCCTGTCAGCGGCAGTGATGGTGACATTGTACTCCGGGGTCAGCTCTCGGTCCAAGTTCCTGTCCGTTACCAACTTATAAGAATTTTTAGATGAAGAGATGATTTTAAATGGGACTTCACCTTCTAATCGACAATTAACCTCCCCATTTTCCCCAGAATCTTGATCATGGATTTTGATCAAAGCAATTAGTGTTCCAGGTACTGCATTTTCTAAAATCATttcaagcagagaatgaaatgtaACTTCTGGGCTATTGTCATTTTCATCTTGAATGTTAATTTCAACGGTACATTGTGAGACCAGTCCTCCACCATCCCGCCCTTCTACTAAGAGAGAATATTCTTTAGTGTCTTCAAAATCCAATACCTTTTGAGTTGTAATTTCCCCACTCTTTGAATTTATACTAAAGACTTGCCCGGTTCTGTAGAAAGAATAAGTAATTTCTGAGTTGATTCCCTCATCCTGGTCGATGGCTGACACTTGCAGTACAGCGGTGCCTGGAGGCACATTTTCCCGAAGGCTGACTCTATACACTTCTTGGTTGAATACAGGGGGATTGTCATTGGCATCAGTGACCTGAATCCGTAGTTCAGTGGTGCCACTTAGGGGTGGATTTCCACCGTCCAAGGCAGTCAGGATTAAACGATGGAAACTGTGTTGTTCCCTGTCTAAGGTTTTCTCCAATATCATTTCCGGGTATTTACTACCATCTTGTTTCTCTTTATTTATCAATGAGAAATTAGGACTTGGAGAGAGTTTATAATTCTGTAGAGAGTTTAGTGCAATATCTGCATCTTCTGCTACTTCTAATATAAATCGTGTGCCTGGCTGAGCAGACTCACTTATTTGCAGATCAAAGAAAACGTGCGCAAATTTTGGCGCGTGGTCATTAATGTCCTCAATCTCCACACTCACGTGGTAAAAGTTCAAGGGATTTTCAGCAACAGCCTCAAAATCCAGAGCACAAACTGGCTGCCTCCCACATATCTGCTCCCTGTCTAGCCTGCCGCTCACAAGCAGTTCCCCTGTCTCTGAGCTCACAGTGAAGTAAGACTTCTCCGAACTGATACGCAGTTTTCGAGTCGGTAACTCCAGGACACGGAACCCTAGGTCCTTGGCGAGGTTCCCCACTACCGAGCCCATGGGCATTTCCTCGGGAATCCTGTAGCTGATCTGCTCAGAGAGCGCCCGGCAGAACAAAGACAGTAGGAAGGGAAGGAGCACTGGCCGCCTGTGAGTCTGGCCCCTCTCCGCAGCGCCGCTCCCCATCCCTCTTGCTCCCCTCTGCTTGCTCACCAGTCAGGAGACTCTGGAGTACGAATGATCTCCGTATTGCAGATATTCGGAGCTCCGAAAGGACTCTTAGTTCCAGATCCAgtccagaaaaaaatattcttctttTCCGTAGGAAGTAGCGGTGTAATGGCTGGCACTGAAGAGTCACATATTGCTGCTCTGGAAAGCGCGCTGCGGTTGCGCGAGGAGATGGTGAGCTCCAAGCTCTCCTCTTTGGACAACAGCGGCGCCCAGAGTCCACAGGACGAAACTGCAGCCGTGCTGTTTCAGTTTAACCAGTAGTATAACTGTCCAAATAAGCCgttttaaatgtatatatgtatatatacatatacatatacacacacaaataatccttttattttgtttatttatttttatgtggtgccgagaatctaacccCACATGCTAgccaggcgctctaccactgagccacaaccccagccatttATGTCAATATATTTACCACATATTGTAAAGCCCTCTTTCAAGTATCTTTCCTCTTGTTTTCAAATGGTTGGAAGCAGCACATTGTATATCTCCATTCTTAGATCATTCCACATATATTGAATTCTTATCTAAAGCCAAGTATTGTCCTTGTGAGTTACAATACAATAATGAATAAGGCAGGGATCTTGCCCTCAGACTTTAAAGTCTACTGATTTTAcaaattcatttttcttctgtAGCTATAATATGttgaaactattttttttcttcttgcatCGATTCCCATGATTCTCCATTTTAGGCAATTGGTACTGTTTCatatcatatacatatatattcaggaATAGCAATACTTTTGAAAACTAATTTTGCAAAGTTGTGattcatttgttttggggggcactagagattaaactcagggatcctctatcactgagctacatccagctatttttattttttaacatttattttttaattataggtggacacaatatctattttatttttatgtaatgctaaggatcgaacccagttcctcacacatgctaggtgagcactctacaacCCCAccccctatttttattttttattttgagacaaagtctcattaatttgctgaggctggcctcaaacttgcaggccttttgcctcagcctcctgagcaactgggattgcaggcatgcaccacttggATGGGCCATTAATTCATTATTAAAATTTACTGAGGGAACTACTCTGCATTATAAAGTCACAAAGGGATATTCTAACAGACTGCATTATTTCCTTATCCATGTACCTGCATGATACTAAAGTAATTATTTCAGAAGGAGAAATTTAATTCATAGTAAGTTTATTTACATAAATTTACTGAAATTAGTGACATTTTTCTAACCTATTACTCCCTTTGTTCAATGTTTTAAAACAACATCTTTAAGGAAAGCAAGGGTTTTTTTTCTATAAGGACAACTTTCCTTACCCTTTATTAAATTGCAAAATGTCAGTAATATAGTTGTCTCATCAAATCACTGTGGACCCAGATGCTACAGAGGGTAGGAAGTTAACTCCCACCTTGATATATATGTGACACAGGATGGAACGCTGCATAACCATAGGAAAATAGCTTtttaaataacaataacaaaagatttatcttgggctggggatgtagagcTCTTTTGTAGCATGTACAAGgatctgggtttaatctccagcacttctaaaaaaaaaaaaaagattcatcacATCTACATCTTATGATCAAATCAGGGCTTAGGTTTTTTATGCTATAAGAAGGAATATAGAAGATGTTTAGTCCAGATGGAATCATTTTTAATTTGTGTACAAGaaccttttgtttttaaaatcaacATTCTCAAGCtatcatcattttatatggaaatACAACCTAAAAAGCTCATTAGAACTCTATTGAAATATGTTCTTCTGTATTTTACAAAATCCACTTTCTGTAGTTTAAAGGAATCTTTTATTTCAGATTTGATTTTGATGCTTTCACTTTTAGTTCTTTGACTTTTGGAAAAGGCTCAtcccaggctttagattccatatTTCCATTGGTATAGACTCAGGAAAGGGTGACTATTACCAAACACTTAACATTTATGAATCAGTCTTACCTCCCACCAAGATCTACCCTGTCAGATGTGTTTATGTTTTAATTACAGTAAGAAGTAGTAAAGCCTTGATGGGCCCAGATGCAGAATCAGAGTTCAAAAGATATTCAAAGTGAAGAAATCTTCAAGAGTCTAGGTATAGGTTAAAGacaatcattatatatatatatatatatatatatatatatatatatatatatatattatatatatatatatctatcttagAATATATTAACTGTGTGTAGGTGGCTAACTAATTCTTAACTGGAGTGATAAAGTGAAAGGAATAAAAAGATTGAACAATTGAAAGCAAATGAAGGTTGAACAATTGAAAGCAAATTAAACAACTTATGACATTCAAgttcaattgtgtgtgtgtgtgtgtgtgtgtgtgtgtgtgtgtgtatgtgatgtTGGGAATGAAGAACCTGAGGACTCATAGAGGCTagacaaatactctaccactaatCCATATCCCAGCCTCAGAGTTCAATTTTGTAATATCACCACATACCCCAAACTTGGTGGCATGCCTTAAAAGTTACCTTCAACCATCTTCAAAACGTCTCAAAATGCATACatttaaataaagtaaaattcttttgaaatataaaagtaaaaaaagaacTGAACTCACCTGAGCAACTTCATCTTTACACTCATGAAAATCTATGGGTGTTAACAAAGAATCATTTTTCTCATAGCTCTCTTGGCTAATGAGCATATCTGCATAGTTAGGCTGAGGAAAGATAACATGGCTTGTTTGAGAGCCTGCAGTGAGGGAGACCTCGTGGGAATAGGCCTGAAGAAAAGCTTGTATCCCATCAATGCCCACAAATTGTGaggggtgcacacctgtcagTCCACCTCCAGAGGCCTGGAGCATTCGAGATTTTTGCCAACGCTGAAGTCTGAGTGCCAGCAGCACAATGACAAAAGCAAGGAAGACACAGGAGACAACAGCCACTGCCACCACCAGGTGGAGTGTGAGGTCTGAATCATCTGAGACCCCAGGCGTCCTGACGCTGCTCAAGTCTGCCAAGACTTCAGGAATGCTGTTGGCCACTGCCACAGTAAGTGTGACTGTGGCTGAGAGGGGAGGCTGGCCATGGTCCTGGACAGTTACTATGAGACTCTGCTTGAATGCATCTCTATCCAGCAGGATTCTTGCTGTGCGCACCTCACCAGTGTGCAACCCCACTGAGAAGAGTCCTGGCTCACTGGCCTTGAGCAGGCGGTAGGACAGCCAGGCATTCTGTCCTGAGTCTCTGTCCACTGCCACCACTTTGGTCACCAGATATCCAAGCTCTGCTGAGCGGGGAGCCAGCTCCACACCAGTGGAGCCATCAGTGGGGAGGGTTGGGTACAGGATCTCAGGCACGTTGTCATTCTGGTCTAGCACATACAGGCTTAGTGACACATTGCTGCTAAGTGATGGGTCTCCACTGTCACTGGCAATTACCAGTAACTGCAAGTCTTGGATCTGCTCATAATCAAAGGAGCgcaatgcatacaggacaccagtGTTGGAGTTGATGGAGACATAGGAGGACAAGGGTGCTCCCTGGATGGTGTCTTCAGTCACAGAATAAGTGACCTGTGCATTTTCCTGGCTGTCAGGGTCATGTGCAGTCAATGAGAAAATAGAGGCTCCTTTCAGATTGTTCTCTGGAATATAAGCTGAGTACGAGGCATGAGGGAAAATGGGTGCATTGTCGTTGGTGTCTGCCACAATCAGGGTGATATAAGTTTCAGTAGACAGAGGTGGGGATCCTAGGTCTGATGCTGTCACTGTGATATTGTAAGTAGACTCTTTTTCTCGGTCCAAATATTTCCATGTAACCAATCTATAATAATTATCTATTGACTTTTCTAATTTAAAAGGTAAATTATCATGTGTGTAACAAACAACTTGACCATTCTTTCCAGAGTCTTGGTCATGCACATTCAAGAAGGCAATTACCGTACCAGGAAGAGAATTTTCCAATACTGGGTTAAACAAAGACGTGATGATCACTTCGGGTCTATTATCATTTACATCTTCCACCATAATTAGCACTTTGGTCCTCCCAAGAAGTGCTCCCACATCTTCAGCCTGTATTTCCATTTCATAAAATGAGCATTCTTCATAATCTAGACTTTTTGCTACAAATATTTCCCCAGTATTTTCATTAAGCTGGAATATGGGAGattgtttttcatttattttccggAATTTATATGCCACTTTTCCGTTGGCTCCCTCATCCGGGTCGCTAGCTCTTACTATAAGCAATAGGGTGCCTGGTCGCACGTTCTCAAGGACTTTGGCTCTGTAAATCGGTTGAGCAAACACTGGGGCATTGTCGTTTGTATCCAGCACTGTCACCTGGATGCGCACTGTGCTAGAGCGACGTGGGTCGCCGCCATCCGAGGCGGTGAGGACCAGGTGGTGAACAGCCTCTTCTTCTCGGTCCAGAGTGTGCTCCAGCACTAGCTCCGGGTTTAAGGTTCCATCGTCTCGCGTTTGCACGTCCAGGGAGAAGTGGTGACTGGGGCTGAGCTGGTAACTCTGCAGGGAGTTCACGCCCACATCCGGGTCAATGGCTTCTGGGAGTGGGTACCGAGCTCCAGGAGCagcgatttcattaatttttacttCCAGATCGTCAACATGGAATTTTGGGTTATTATCGTTAATATCAGTTATTTCTATTTCTACCCCAAAGAGTTCTCCTCCATCCTCAACGAGGATGTTAATATTTACAAGACACCGCGCGCTCTGGGCGCAGAGCTCCTCCCGGTCTATCCTGCCCGCAGTGATTAGGCTGCCGCTTTGTGGATTCAAAGAGAAAAGCTGCGTCCTACCTCTGGAGACAATTCGGACTCCGCGATCTGCCAGTTCCCAGGGTTCCAGTCCCAGGTCCTTGGAGACGTTGCCCACCAAGGTGCCTTTGTCCACCTCTTCTGGAACTGAGTAGCTAATCAGTGCTGTCCCGAGCTCCCACAATATCGCCAGGAGTGTGCACAGCAGGACCAGCTCGCCACGTCCTTGGTGATTC is a genomic window of Callospermophilus lateralis isolate mCalLat2 chromosome 5, mCalLat2.hap1, whole genome shotgun sequence containing:
- the LOC143400416 gene encoding protocadherin gamma-A8-like; the protein is MAIPKNHQGRGELVLLCTLLAILWELGTALISYSVPEEVDKGTLVGNVSKDLGLEPWELADRGVRIVSRGRTQLFSLNPQSGSLITAGRIDREELCAQSARCLVNINILVEDGGELFGVEIEITDINDNNPKFHVDDLEVKINEIAAPGARYPLPEAIDPDVGVNSLQSYQLSPSHHFSLDVQTRDDGTLNPELVLEHTLDREEEAVHHLVLTASDGGDPRRSSTVRIQVTVLDTNDNAPVFAQPIYRAKVLENVRPGTLLLIVRASDPDEGANGKVAYKFRKINEKQSPIFQLNENTGEIFVAKSLDYEECSFYEMEIQAEDVGALLGRTKVLIMVEDVNDNRPEVIITSLFNPVLENSLPGTVIAFLNVHDQDSGKNGQVVCYTHDNLPFKLEKSIDNYYRLVTWKYLDREKESTYNITVTASDLGSPPLSTETYITLIVADTNDNAPIFPHASYSAYIPENNLKGASIFSLTAHDPDSQENAQVTYSVTEDTIQGAPLSSYVSINSNTGVLYALRSFDYEQIQDLQLLVIASDSGDPSLSSNVSLSLYVLDQNDNVPEILYPTLPTDGSTGVELAPRSAELGYLVTKVVAVDRDSGQNAWLSYRLLKASEPGLFSVGLHTGEVRTARILLDRDAFKQSLIVTVQDHGQPPLSATVTLTVAVANSIPEVLADLSSVRTPGVSDDSDLTLHLVVAVAVVSCVFLAFVIVLLALRLQRWQKSRMLQASGGGLTGVHPSQFVGIDGIQAFLQAYSHEVSLTAGSQTSHVIFPQPNYADMLISQESYEKNDSLLTPIDFHECKDEVAQHKKPKP
- the LOC143400415 gene encoding protocadherin gamma-B5-like is translated as MGSGAAERGQTHRRPVLLPFLLSLFCRALSEQISYRIPEEMPMGSVVGNLAKDLGFRVLELPTRKLRISSEKSYFTVSSETGELLVSGRLDREQICGRQPVCALDFEAVAENPLNFYHVSVEIEDINDHAPKFAHVFFDLQISESAQPGTRFILEVAEDADIALNSLQNYKLSPSPNFSLINKEKQDGSKYPEMILEKTLDREQHSFHRLILTALDGGNPPLSGTTELRIQVTDANDNPPVFNQEVYRVSLRENVPPGTAVLQVSAIDQDEGINSEITYSFYRTGQVFSINSKSGEITTQKVLDFEDTKEYSLLVEGRDGGGLVSQCTVEINIQDENDNSPEVTFHSLLEMILENAVPGTLIALIKIHDQDSGENGEVNCRLEGEVPFKIISSSKNSYKLVTDRNLDRELTPEYNVTITAADRGKPPLSSSILVTLKIGDVNDNAPIFRQASYVVYIAENNPPGASIAQVSASDPDLGPNGQVSYSIAASDLEPRALLSYVSVSEQSGVVFAQRAFDHEQLRSFELTLQASDHGSPALSANVSLRVLVGDRNDNAPRVLYPTLAPDGSALFDTVPRAAEPGYLVTKVVAVDADSGHNAWLSYHVLQASDPGLFSLGLRTGEVRTARALGDRDAARQRLLVAVRDGGQPPLSATATLHLVFADSLQEALPDLSDRPLPPDPQAELQFYLVVALALISVLFLLAVILAIALRLRHSSSNEAWGCFQPGLCAKPGPVIQPNYSEGTLPYSYNLCVAHTGKTEFNFLQSNDPLSSGQNILCSESPGTLFPLCNSSESTCHPEALAPPRLFHKLAPELQGNSISYFGALRHSPEEKDHQTVEEEEKTLMRQCTR